Proteins encoded together in one Sceloporus undulatus isolate JIND9_A2432 ecotype Alabama chromosome 4, SceUnd_v1.1, whole genome shotgun sequence window:
- the SNAI2 gene encoding zinc finger protein SNAI2, which produces MPRSFLVKKHFNASKKPNYSELDTHTVIISPYLYESYPMPVIPQPEILSSVAYSPITMWTTTGLLPSPLPSDLSPLSGYPSSLGRVSPPPHSDTSSKDHSGSESPISDEEERIQSKLSESHAIEAEKFQCSLCNKTYSTFSGLAKHKQLHCDAQSRKSFSCKYCDKEYVSLGALKMHIRTHTLPCVCKICGKAFSRPWLLQGHIRTHTGEKPFSCPHCNRAFADRSNLRAHLQTHSDVKKYQCKNCSKTFSRMSLLHKHEESGCCVAH; this is translated from the exons ATGCCCCGCTCCTTTTTGGTGAAGAAACATTTCAATGCTTCCAAGAAGCCCAATTACAGCGAACTGGACACCCACACAG tgATCATTTCCCCGTACCTTTACGAGAGCTACCCCATGCCTGTCATTCCCCAGCCAGAGATCCTGAGCTCAGTGGCTTACAGCCCCATCACAATGTGGACTACAACTGGGCTGCTGCCTTCTCCTTTACCCAGTGACCTCTCGCCTCTTTCTGGATACCCCTCGTCTTTGGGAAGAGTCAGTCCACCTCCACATTCAGACACTTCCTCCAAGGATCACAGTGGCTCCGAGAGTCCCATTAGTGATGAAGAAGAGAGGATCCAGTCTAAACTTTCCGAGTCCCATGCCATTGAAGCTGAAAAATTTCAATGCAGCTTATGCAATAAGACCTACTCCACTTTCTCTGGACTGGCCAAACATAAGCAGTTGCACTGTGATGCCCAGTCAAGGAAATCTTTCAGTTGCAAATACTGTGACAAGGAATATGTGAGCCTGGGTGCTCTGAAGATGCACATCAGGACCCACACGCTCCCTTGTGTCTGCAAGATCTGTGGCAAGGCTTTCTCCAGACCCTGGTTGCTTCAAGGGCACATCAGAACTCACACCG GAGAGAAGCCTTTTTCGTGCCCTCATTGCAACAGAGCATTTGCAGACAGGTCAAACTTGAGAGCCCATCTGCAGACTCATTCAGACGTGAAGAAATACCAGTGTAAAAATTGTTCCAAAACTTTTTCCCGAATGTCTCTTCTGCACAAACATGAGGAGTCTGGCTGCTGCGTAGCTCACTGA